GCAACTAGATTCATCCTACCGGATAAAAAGAATACAGCATTAACTGTATATATTTGTTAGACTCGTGTACAAACAAGGTTAACCAGACACTACTTTATACACTTAAGGTTCTCACTTTTTAGTTTAGTTAGTCGAGGTGCTTGCTGCTAACCCTGACACcacaattatcaaataaaattataccCTTGATTAGATTTATATTATGCATTTGTAAATAAGGATTTAATTTTTGCAGAAGGCTTAAGAACTTATTGTAAAGATTCTGAATGCTGTGCATTGTGCAATGCAGATTACTCTCTCTATTTCATTTAGCTGTCTTAGTTCATACGTTGctcaaaaaaatgttattttgtatttagatAGATTGGGTTCCAAAAATGGAGGTAAAAGTGATACTAGGAGAGATTAGACTTCTCCCAGTGTGATGTTATGTTCTGGGGTACTTACTTTTATCAAAATACGAAATGTCAAAGATGGTAGAGGAAAAAACTTTTTATGTGGAAATGGGAAACATTTTGGATAACTTAATAAAATAGGATAATTAGTTTGAATAGAGGCAAATGAATCATCCTTGCTTATTATTGGATGAGCTGGAAGTAGTTGTCTTTTAATGGATTGAATTATTAGTTGAGTAAGTGTTTGTGTCTGTATTTTCCAGGTGAGAAAGGTAGGAGGATCAGGGAGCTGACTTCAGTTGTTCAGAAGCGTTTTAATTTCAAGGAAAACAGTGTTGAGCTCTATGCAGAGAAAGTTAACAATAGGGGTCTCTGTGCCATTGCTCAGGCAGAGTCACTGCGATACAAGTTACTTGGAGGACTTGCTGTCCGAAGGTCTGTTGCTTGGTTGCACTTGTTCCCTgccttgatttttctttttcgtCTGACTTTTGAAAGTCTCATTTTTTCTTTGCTGCCTAACTTGAAAGCCATCTTTACAGCGAGTGTGCTAGTACCTTTCTCGTGTCTGAGGGTGACTATAATTGATCCCATCTATTTAGGAATCAGAGAAATATATTTATACCTGATTTCCTATTTTGATGAATCTAAGTGAGGAAACTTCTGATGACGTAAATACCTGAGGAAAACAAAACTTTCTGATAAAGAAGGTGTAATCAAGTACAAACTGTACGGATACAAAATATCCTCCAATATGGTTGTGTGCATATTTTGGGTCCCATTATGCATGCATCTAGGCAGTGGTGGTTCCAGGATTTTTACCTGGGGTTcaactaataaattttttaaaaacaatgcaTTCCCTGAGAATTCAACCTTAGATGTTGGGGGTACATTTTGAATTTCCTAGACCACTGAGCTAACCTTTTTGCCGAGGGGGATCGGGTGAATAGCCTCCTGCCTCCCCAGATCTGTCCCTGCATCTAGGTGTAGTTAGTAACATTTCAATACAGAttcatcttcatcttttccAAGGGTGAGATGATATCATTGTAATTAAGGTGACGCAACTTTTTAAGGTCACCATGCATCATGGCTATTGAAAGCAGATTTTGCCATGTAAAATATgtgtaaaataattatatttgttaGTTCAGTCAAATATTTATGTTGCACGTTTTTTCTTCAAGATTAGGTAATTTGTTGGAGTTTAATTTGCATGCCATGATCAAATTCCGCGGATGTCTGCAACTCTTTGGTATAATTGTTTTACCAAACTTATCCTTTGTCATGATATAGGGCTTGCTATGGTGTTCTGAGATTTGTAATGGAGAGTGGAGCCAAGGGATGCGAGGTTTGTTGGGTGTCAATTTCCTTCTCTATATCTATCTCCAAGTAGACGTTCTTTGAAGATTTTTATATTGGTCTCTTTTTCTTTAGGTGATTGTTAGTGGAAAGCTCCGTGCTCAGCGTGCCAAGTCCATGAAGTTTAAGGATGGTTACATGATTTCTTCTGGCCAACCGGTTAAAGAATACATTGATGCAGCTGTTAGGCATGTGCTACTTAGGCAGGTTAGTGTCttgtcttcatttatttttttactgatCTGTTATTTTTGTGCTGCAgctttgttattgttatttaacATTGCTGCTACTTTACGTTGTTGTCTATTTACTTTATAGGGTGTGCTTGGTATCAAAGTCAAGATCATGCTTGACTGGGATCCTAAGGGTAAACAAGGGCCTATGACTCCATTGCCAGATTTGGTGACTATTCATCCACCCAAGGAGGAAGGAGAGTTTGTTGTTCCTCCTCCTATAATAGCTGCTCCCGCGATTGAGGTTCTTCCCGTGGCATAAAAACCTGTGTTATGATGTTATCTTTGTTCTTGAGAACTACTGCACTAGCTGGcttgtgttttttatttattttcctttttcactGCTGAATACCAGATTTTACATAGTGAACCATTTTGCTCTAGTTTCTGTTATGTAAGATACTGACTGGTAAGCATTTTTGTTAATCTTCCATCTCCCTAATTTGTTTTTTACTTTGAAATGAAATTGTTTTTGATGTTTcactttatttaatataaatctGTGCACCTGTAGGGCAACTAGGGGTGTCCGGTAGGGGGAGGAAAATacttttggaaaatgttttccaattttttcataGTTGGTTGATCAAAAGATTTTTTGCTAAGGAAGCAAGTAtcttgaaaataaggaaaattacTTTCCTAGTTAAAGTAGAGAGCAAGTTCAGTAAGTGGAAATCTAAATGGCGTCTTTTCAATCTTCCAACACATTTCATCTTAATGCAACATCTCTATCGTCCACTTACGGCATCTATTTGTATTGTATACACATATTTTTAGGATAgtattttttgtttatgtatcaaacacaaaaaaaataaagaaattctCTCCTTTGTACCGACACCTTAGATCTTTTAATTTCATTATGTGTGTACTGTTAATGGCTTTAAACTTGGAAAGGGGATATTCCTGTGGAGTTGCCACATTACGTGAATATCTaaggtgtttttttttatcaaataacacaaaatatgttGTGAAcgataatattaaaatatttaataaaaaataataatgaaattgtaaacaacaaatattgcaaataaatAAGTTAGAACGTAAATAATATCACAAGGTTAAAGTACTAAACTCTGCTAAAATAAAtctaataagtattaattacaagactaaacattaaagaaaaactaaaattaggTTATGttatcaatgtaaaactaaagaataaagattcaacattattgtcatttttagtgttgaattgatttttttttgtttacattaatattgatttgattttgattttgatttgagcTTTATTAGAGTTACTAATATCTATGGAGTATAGACTATTActtttattggaccattcaatACGTTAACAtataaaaactataaaaatctataag
This genomic stretch from Solanum stenotomum isolate F172 chromosome 10, ASM1918654v1, whole genome shotgun sequence harbors:
- the LOC125878264 gene encoding 40S ribosomal protein S3-3-like isoform X2, with the protein product MATPQISKKRKFVADGVFFAELNEVLTRELAEDGYSGVEVRVTPMRTEIIIRATRTQNVLGEKGRRIRELTSVVQKRFNFKENSVELYAEKVNNRGLCAIAQAESLRYKLLGGLAVRRACYGVLRFVMESGAKGCEVIVSGKLRAQRAKSMKFKDGYMISSGQPVKEYIDAAVRHVLLRQGVLGIKVKIMLDWDPKGKQGPMTPLPDLVTIHPPKEEGEFVVPPPIIAAPAIEVLPVA